From a single Collimonas pratensis genomic region:
- the tssC gene encoding type VI secretion system contractile sheath large subunit yields the protein MSFQHNSAAAASPAAEESGLLDQIVEQSKVAKSGAEHDRAKDIISELVNQVMQGTVVVSANLSATIDARVAELDRLISAQVSAVIHAPEFQKLESSWTGLHYLVFNSTTGQNIKIKVLNATKRELVKDFQAALDFDQSAIFKKVYEEEFGTFGGSPFGALLGDFEITRQPEDMYFVEQMSHIAASAHAPFISAASPELFGLETYSELGKPRDLAKVFETVEYAKWKSFRESEDSRYVGLTLPRFLGRLPFNPKDGQTVEGFNFVEDVDGTDHSKYLWCNAAYAFGTKLTKAFEDFGWCAAIRGVEGGGLVEDLPTHTFKTDEGEVALKCPTEIAITDRREKELSDLGFISLVHCKNTDYAAFFGAQSAQKAKKYNTDSANANSVLSAQLQYIFAVSRIAHYMKSMMRDKIGSFASAGNVEDFLNRWLTQYVLLDDNASQEQKAQFPLREASVQVSEVPGRPGVYRAVSFLRPHFQLDELSVSLRLVAELPASTKS from the coding sequence ATGTCCTTTCAGCATAACTCTGCGGCGGCAGCCAGCCCGGCGGCAGAAGAATCCGGTCTGCTCGACCAGATCGTAGAACAGAGCAAAGTCGCCAAGTCCGGCGCCGAACACGACCGCGCCAAAGACATCATTTCGGAACTGGTCAACCAGGTCATGCAAGGCACCGTGGTGGTGTCGGCCAATCTGTCGGCAACCATCGACGCCCGCGTGGCGGAACTGGACCGGCTGATTTCAGCCCAGGTCAGCGCCGTGATCCATGCGCCTGAATTCCAGAAACTGGAAAGCAGCTGGACCGGCTTGCACTATCTGGTGTTCAACTCGACCACTGGCCAGAACATCAAGATCAAGGTCTTGAACGCCACCAAGCGCGAACTGGTAAAAGACTTCCAGGCTGCCCTGGATTTCGACCAGAGCGCCATTTTCAAGAAGGTCTACGAAGAAGAATTCGGCACCTTCGGCGGTTCGCCGTTCGGCGCCCTGCTGGGCGATTTTGAAATCACCCGGCAACCGGAAGACATGTATTTCGTCGAGCAGATGTCGCACATCGCCGCCTCTGCCCATGCGCCGTTCATCAGCGCCGCATCGCCGGAACTGTTCGGTCTGGAAACCTACAGCGAACTCGGCAAGCCGCGCGACCTGGCCAAGGTCTTCGAGACTGTCGAGTACGCAAAATGGAAGTCTTTCCGCGAGTCGGAAGATTCCCGTTATGTCGGCCTGACACTGCCGCGCTTCCTGGGCCGCTTACCGTTCAATCCAAAAGACGGCCAGACAGTCGAAGGCTTCAACTTCGTAGAAGACGTCGACGGCACCGACCACTCCAAATACCTGTGGTGCAACGCGGCTTATGCTTTCGGCACCAAGCTGACCAAGGCATTTGAAGATTTCGGCTGGTGCGCGGCGATCCGCGGCGTCGAAGGCGGCGGCCTGGTGGAAGACTTGCCGACCCATACCTTCAAGACAGATGAAGGCGAAGTCGCGCTCAAGTGCCCGACCGAGATCGCCATCACTGACCGCCGTGAAAAGGAACTGAGCGACCTCGGTTTCATCTCGCTGGTGCATTGCAAAAACACCGACTATGCCGCCTTCTTTGGCGCGCAGTCGGCGCAGAAAGCCAAGAAATACAATACCGATTCAGCCAATGCGAACTCGGTGCTGTCAGCCCAGCTGCAGTACATTTTCGCGGTATCGCGTATTGCGCATTACATGAAATCGATGATGCGCGACAAGATCGGCAGCTTTGCTTCGGCAGGCAACGTGGAAGATTTCCTCAATCGTTGGCTGACCCAGTATGTGCTGCTTGATGACAATGCCAGCCAGGAGCAAAAGGCGCAGTTTCCTTTGCGCGAAGCCTCAGTGCAGGTATCTGAAGTACCAGGACGTCCCGGCGTCTATCGCGCAGTGTCTTTCCTGCGTCCGCACTTCCAGCTTGACGAACTTTCAGTATCACTCCGCTTGGTCGCAGAATTACCGGCGTCAACCAAGTCTTAA
- a CDS encoding Hcp family type VI secretion system effector, with amino-acid sequence MAIDVYLQISGIKGESTDSAHKDWIECKSVQWEVLQPKSATASTGGGHTAERCEHKDIVLTKIADLATPLLLQNCSSGKTIDSAKFEFLRADGKGDRIKYFEIELSNVLISDVTPSVQEGDVLSESVSLKYSKVKWKYTQQKIGGGSGGNTSGGWDLSVNKVV; translated from the coding sequence ATGGCAATTGACGTATATCTGCAAATTAGCGGCATCAAGGGCGAATCGACCGACAGCGCGCATAAAGACTGGATCGAATGCAAATCGGTACAGTGGGAAGTATTGCAGCCAAAGTCGGCTACCGCATCGACCGGCGGCGGTCACACAGCCGAGCGTTGCGAGCACAAGGATATCGTGCTCACCAAGATCGCCGATCTGGCCACGCCGCTGCTGTTGCAAAACTGCTCTTCGGGCAAGACCATCGACAGCGCCAAGTTCGAGTTCCTGCGCGCTGACGGCAAGGGCGACCGCATCAAATATTTTGAAATCGAACTGTCGAACGTACTGATCTCCGACGTCACTCCTTCGGTCCAGGAAGGCGACGTCCTGAGCGAAAGCGTCAGCCTGAAATACTCCAAGGTCAAATGGAAGTACACCCAGCAAAAAATCGGTGGCGGCTCGGGCGGCAACACTTCCGGCGGCTGGGATCTGTCTGTCAATAAAGTCGTGTAA
- the tssE gene encoding type VI secretion system baseplate subunit TssE produces the protein MKGFTPGLFDRLMGGDSTPAQSDLVVRLSMDSLKDSVARDLEAMLNTRTVIPEEILKNFPECSKSILTYGLNDFSGMSLASVDDRAYICECLEQGIARHEPRLRNVRASLELREGSINRLNFAIAAMLVVGPAKEAVSFDAVLQPSTLQYSISKARRAVRMDG, from the coding sequence ATGAAAGGTTTCACGCCAGGATTGTTTGACAGGTTGATGGGCGGCGACAGCACGCCTGCGCAATCCGATCTGGTGGTGCGGCTGTCCATGGATTCCCTGAAAGACTCGGTTGCCCGCGACTTGGAAGCCATGCTGAATACGCGCACCGTGATTCCCGAAGAAATACTGAAGAATTTCCCCGAATGCAGCAAGTCGATACTGACCTACGGCTTGAACGATTTTTCCGGCATGAGCCTGGCCAGCGTGGATGACCGCGCATATATCTGCGAGTGCCTGGAGCAAGGCATTGCGCGCCACGAGCCGCGCCTGAGGAATGTGCGCGCTTCGCTCGAACTGCGCGAAGGCTCCATCAACCGCCTGAATTTCGCGATCGCGGCCATGCTGGTGGTAGGACCAGCCAAGGAAGCCGTGAGCTTCGACGCCGTGCTGCAGCCATCGACCTTGCAATACTCAATCAGCAAAGCACGCCGCGCCGTGCGCATGGACGGTTAA